The following are encoded together in the candidate division WOR-3 bacterium genome:
- a CDS encoding clostripain-related cysteine peptidase, giving the protein MRIFLLSLIFPLFLSAREWTVLVYMAADNSLSALADSDLIEMKAVGSNDNLAILVQVDKPYTGANRYYVGKDTLYNLGNLGIIDMCDWHTLRDFLEWGVMLLPAKRYFLILWDHGTGWTLAPRRTFGSDGSAGTQLSIANGDLNRALKGFYEATGKKFNIIGFDACNMQQIEIANEIKDYAKVCIAPQTVWPVNGFPYENIFYIFRTEPGINEIDLGKKIAEICKAYYSNQPSALSLIDLENLDNLKKSLKKNINNIMLNSPTQSLKDLRNYVQTVSLMDPNPVPEDDYIDLGDFLKLLNDYLSTKETRELLESYNKTVLKSESWGANLIKLTGITTWFPDRYIEFKNLVELYILLSYNDTGWANFLNWFYGQDDIRPTNAQLFMGGAGKNNDFHLFWTKSFDLAPVVYDIIECADTILLFGDNCEDSTNWLFNGFSIATNIAYDGNASFFSGNSSNLNNSLLTKENFEIDEPGLVDFYLYYNTEDMVDTFIFEYGTKSYIYYGRSNNWQNIRIILTPGNSPLKFYYRTNSSINNGGVYIDRIRLYRLVSGRYVRQGLIDTTLYIFNKLMGTYYYGVYPRDIYNNEGNLSNFVRIDIKNYAVPYSIPNPFTKNCEIVLDYPPEDYNPEVYIYSITGRLVKKFSSKEIIDRKVFWDGKDSNGDPVGSGLYFILVKGKTFNIIGKIARQR; this is encoded by the coding sequence GTGCGTATTTTTTTATTATCTTTGATATTTCCATTATTCCTATCTGCCCGCGAGTGGACAGTATTAGTATATATGGCAGCAGATAATTCATTGAGTGCACTTGCCGATTCTGACTTAATTGAAATGAAGGCAGTCGGCTCAAATGACAATCTTGCGATATTGGTCCAGGTTGATAAGCCGTATACTGGTGCTAATCGTTATTATGTGGGAAAAGATACCTTGTATAATCTTGGCAACCTGGGAATAATTGATATGTGTGACTGGCACACCTTGAGGGATTTTCTTGAATGGGGTGTTATGCTTCTGCCTGCGAAAAGATATTTTTTAATCCTCTGGGACCATGGCACCGGATGGACACTGGCGCCGAGGCGGACATTTGGTAGTGATGGTTCCGCAGGAACACAGTTGAGCATTGCCAATGGCGACCTCAATCGTGCCTTAAAAGGTTTTTATGAGGCAACGGGTAAAAAGTTTAATATCATCGGGTTTGATGCCTGCAATATGCAGCAGATTGAGATCGCAAATGAGATTAAAGATTATGCAAAGGTTTGTATTGCACCCCAGACGGTCTGGCCCGTAAACGGATTTCCCTATGAGAATATTTTCTATATCTTTAGAACCGAACCCGGGATAAACGAAATAGACCTTGGAAAAAAGATCGCTGAGATATGCAAGGCATATTATTCAAACCAGCCCTCGGCACTCTCCCTTATTGATTTAGAAAATTTAGATAATCTAAAAAAATCATTGAAAAAGAATATCAATAATATTATGCTGAATTCGCCAACACAAAGCCTTAAGGATTTAAGAAATTATGTCCAGACGGTTTCGCTGATGGATCCCAACCCGGTACCTGAGGATGATTATATAGACCTTGGAGATTTTTTGAAATTGTTGAATGACTATCTTTCTACTAAGGAAACGAGGGAATTGTTAGAATCCTATAATAAAACAGTGCTCAAATCTGAATCATGGGGAGCTAATCTTATAAAATTGACCGGCATCACAACCTGGTTCCCGGATAGATATATTGAATTTAAGAATCTTGTGGAACTCTATATTTTACTCAGTTATAATGACACTGGTTGGGCAAATTTTTTAAACTGGTTTTATGGACAGGATGATATTAGACCTACCAACGCACAGCTATTTATGGGCGGTGCTGGTAAGAATAATGATTTCCATCTTTTCTGGACAAAATCCTTTGACCTGGCACCGGTCGTATACGATATTATAGAATGTGCTGATACAATCTTATTATTTGGAGACAATTGCGAAGACTCAACTAACTGGCTTTTTAATGGGTTCTCTATCGCCACCAATATTGCCTATGATGGCAATGCATCATTTTTCTCAGGGAACAGCAGTAATTTGAATAATTCACTCTTAACAAAAGAAAATTTTGAAATTGATGAACCCGGTCTGGTAGATTTTTATTTGTACTATAACACCGAGGATATGGTTGATACCTTTATTTTTGAATATGGTACAAAAAGTTATATTTATTACGGCAGGTCTAATAACTGGCAGAATATTCGTATAATTCTTACTCCGGGCAATTCTCCATTAAAGTTTTATTATCGGACGAATTCAAGTATAAATAATGGCGGGGTTTATATTGATCGGATCAGATTGTATAGACTCGTCTCAGGAAGGTATGTTAGACAGGGATTGATAGATACTACACTCTACATCTTTAATAAATTAATGGGCACTTATTATTATGGGGTATATCCCCGGGATATCTATAATAATGAGGGGAATCTGTCAAATTTTGTCCGGATTGATATAAAGAATTATGCGGTCCCATATTCAATACCAAATCCATTTACCAAAAATTGTGAGATTGTCCTTGACTACCCGCCGGAAGATTACAACCCTGAAGTATACATATATTCAATCACTGGCAGATTGGTGAAAAAATTTTCTTCTAAGGAGATTATTGATAGAAAAGTTTTCTGGGATGGAAAAGATAGCAATGGAGATCCGGTGGGTTCGGGACTCTATTTTATTTTAGTTAAAGGAAAAACATTTAATATAATCGGAAAGATAGCGAGGCAGAGATGA